In the Leucoraja erinacea ecotype New England chromosome 32, Leri_hhj_1, whole genome shotgun sequence genome, one interval contains:
- the LOC129712316 gene encoding proline rich transmembrane protein 1B-like has translation MTKTSENHKDEAVATFLCWSIFTTAFCCFPFGIAAVVYSRKAKGALDQGNTEEARWASGVTKRLNIVGSAFGIIIITAIIIYVAVHHLREKAQI, from the exons ATGACAAAGACCTCGGAGAATCACAAGGATGAAGCAGTGGCAACCTTCCTGTGCTGGTCCATATTCACCACCGCCTTTTGCTGTTTCCCCTTCGGAATAGCTGCGGTGGTTTACTCACGCAAG GCGAAAGGAGCCCTGGACCAAGGGAACACGGAGGAAGCTAGATGGGCCTCTGGTGTCACTAAGAGACTAAACATAGTCGGATCTGCATTTGGAATCATTATCATCACAGCCATAATCATTTATGTGGCTGTTCACCACCTTCGCGAGAAAGCTCAAATATGA